One genomic segment of Pelagerythrobacter marensis includes these proteins:
- a CDS encoding UdgX family uracil-DNA binding protein (This protein belongs to the uracil DNA glycosylase superfamily, members of which act in excision repair of DNA. However, it belongs more specifically to UdgX branch, whose founding member was found to bind uracil in DNA (where it does not belong), without cleaving it, appears to promote DNA repair by a pathway involving RecA, rather than base excision.), which yields MTAANASSGPSYTVVLPQPDDFAFWRDRARALMQQAIAPEAVVWTEAGATADLFAGGSALPAPSSPGPEIRANRRFLQLAKNAALHSDPRRFSLLYRLLWRLQANGRLMEDRTDRDVRLLEELDKAVRRDSHKMHAFVRFRRVPADRDTDAGRYVAWFEPEHHIVRANAGFFQRRFASMAWSILTPRGCLHWDGDALTFGPPARREDAPQGDSVEDLWRAYYASIFNPARLKIKAMTSEMPRKYWKNLPEATIIPALVAGAQKREAQMIAAGAPIFEERPQTLEGIGAAIEACRKCAIGCSESRSVMGEGPIEPALMIVGEQPGDREERERRPFVGPAGQLLDRHLEKAAIPRDKAYLTNAVKHFKHRARGKRRIHQTPGAKEIDTCRWWLETERAIVKPRVILALGASAARAILGRSVSISKVRGEPMILEDGTELWITAHPSYLLRLEGDAAAEQTRLFERDLAAVRQRLDEEAA from the coding sequence ATGACGGCCGCCAATGCATCATCCGGCCCCAGCTATACGGTCGTGCTGCCCCAACCGGACGATTTCGCATTCTGGCGGGATAGAGCGCGAGCGCTGATGCAACAGGCGATAGCGCCTGAGGCAGTCGTCTGGACCGAAGCGGGCGCGACCGCCGACTTGTTCGCGGGTGGCAGCGCGCTGCCCGCGCCATCATCGCCGGGCCCTGAAATTCGGGCCAACAGGCGCTTTCTCCAACTGGCGAAGAACGCTGCGCTTCACTCCGACCCTCGGCGGTTTTCCCTTCTCTATCGGTTGCTCTGGCGTCTGCAGGCGAATGGCCGGCTGATGGAAGACCGCACCGACAGGGATGTCCGCCTGCTGGAAGAACTGGATAAGGCGGTCCGGCGGGACAGCCACAAGATGCATGCGTTCGTCCGGTTTCGGCGTGTCCCCGCGGATCGTGATACAGACGCGGGACGCTATGTCGCATGGTTCGAGCCGGAACATCACATAGTGCGCGCCAATGCCGGGTTCTTTCAACGACGTTTCGCGAGCATGGCGTGGTCGATCCTGACGCCCCGCGGATGTCTGCATTGGGACGGCGATGCTTTGACGTTTGGGCCGCCCGCGCGAAGAGAAGACGCACCGCAAGGGGATTCGGTCGAGGATCTGTGGCGTGCCTACTATGCCTCGATCTTCAATCCGGCGCGGCTCAAGATCAAGGCCATGACCAGCGAAATGCCGCGCAAGTACTGGAAGAACCTGCCCGAAGCGACCATCATTCCCGCTCTCGTGGCTGGCGCGCAGAAGCGCGAAGCGCAGATGATTGCAGCAGGGGCACCGATTTTCGAGGAACGGCCGCAAACTCTCGAAGGCATCGGCGCCGCAATCGAAGCGTGTCGAAAATGCGCAATCGGTTGCAGCGAAAGTCGGTCGGTGATGGGCGAGGGGCCGATCGAGCCTGCGTTGATGATCGTCGGCGAACAGCCCGGCGATCGGGAAGAGCGTGAACGACGGCCCTTTGTGGGGCCTGCCGGTCAGTTGCTGGACAGGCATCTCGAAAAGGCGGCCATTCCGCGAGACAAGGCCTATCTCACCAATGCTGTGAAGCACTTCAAGCATAGGGCCCGCGGCAAGCGGCGCATTCACCAGACGCCGGGCGCGAAAGAGATCGATACCTGCCGCTGGTGGCTGGAGACCGAACGCGCGATTGTAAAGCCGCGGGTCATTCTGGCCCTGGGCGCCAGCGCCGCCCGGGCGATTCTCGGCAGATCGGTCAGCATCTCCAAGGTGCGGGGCGAGCCGATGATCCTGGAAGATGGCACCGAGCTGTGGATCACCGCGCACCCATCCTACCTGCTGAGGCTGGAAGGCGATGCGGCGGCGGAGCAGACGCGGCTGTTCGAGCGGGATCTCGCCGCCGTCAGGCAGAGGCTGGATGAAGAAGCGGCTTAA
- a CDS encoding putative DNA modification/repair radical SAM protein encodes MSKNSILERLAILADAAKYDASCASSGTAKRNSLGGKGIGSTEGMGICHAYAPDGRCISLLKILLTNHCIFDCHYCINRKSSNVRRARFTPQEVADLTISFYRRNYIEGLFLSSGIVKSADRTMEQLIESARILREDHDFRGYIHLKTIPEADAELVHRAGFYADRVSINVELPTDRGLTRLAPDKNARQIEGAMGRTRADILDARDARTRFKYAPRFAPAGQSTQMIVGADQASDADIVNRANRLYGKFGLRRVYYSAFSPIPDSSAVLPLKRPPLVREHRLYQSDWLIRFYGYRASEVVAATDSHGNLPLDMDPKLAWALKFRETFPLDVNRAPREMLYRVPGLGVTAVNRIVAARRHKSLRLEDVARLTVSIAKVRPFICAADWRPTRLIDRGDLRSLVAPRHEQMELFPA; translated from the coding sequence ATGTCGAAAAACTCGATCCTGGAAAGGCTTGCGATTCTAGCGGATGCGGCGAAATACGACGCGTCCTGCGCTTCTTCGGGCACCGCTAAACGCAATTCTCTGGGCGGCAAGGGCATCGGGTCGACCGAGGGTATGGGGATCTGCCACGCTTATGCCCCCGATGGCCGATGCATTTCGTTGCTCAAGATCCTTCTGACCAACCACTGCATCTTCGATTGCCATTACTGCATCAACCGGAAGAGCAGCAACGTGCGGCGGGCGCGGTTCACACCGCAGGAAGTGGCCGATCTGACGATCAGCTTCTACCGGAGGAACTATATCGAGGGTCTGTTCCTGTCTTCGGGCATCGTGAAAAGCGCCGACCGAACAATGGAACAATTGATCGAATCCGCCCGAATCTTGCGCGAAGATCATGATTTCAGGGGTTATATCCACCTCAAGACAATACCCGAGGCCGATGCGGAGCTGGTCCATCGGGCAGGCTTCTATGCCGACCGGGTTTCGATCAACGTCGAACTGCCCACCGACCGCGGATTGACCCGCCTGGCGCCGGACAAGAATGCGCGCCAGATCGAGGGCGCGATGGGCAGGACCAGGGCTGACATTCTGGATGCCAGGGATGCCCGCACCCGTTTCAAGTACGCCCCCCGTTTCGCACCGGCCGGTCAATCGACGCAGATGATCGTGGGTGCTGACCAGGCGAGCGATGCGGATATCGTGAACCGGGCGAACCGGCTCTATGGCAAGTTCGGCCTGCGGCGGGTGTATTATTCCGCGTTCAGCCCGATTCCCGATTCCAGCGCCGTGCTGCCGCTCAAGCGGCCGCCGCTCGTTCGCGAACATCGGCTATACCAGTCGGACTGGCTGATCCGGTTCTATGGCTACCGGGCGAGCGAGGTGGTCGCAGCGACCGATAGCCATGGCAATCTGCCGCTGGATATGGATCCCAAGCTGGCATGGGCCCTCAAATTCCGTGAGACGTTTCCGCTCGATGTGAACCGTGCGCCTCGCGAAATGCTGTATCGCGTTCCGGGCCTCGGAGTGACCGCAGTCAACCGGATTGTCGCGGCGCGGCGACACAAGTCGCTGCGGCTGGAAGATGTCGCGCGTCTCACCGTGTCGATAGCGAAAGTGCGCCCTTTCATCTGCGCCGCCGACTGGCGCCCCACGCGATTGATCGATCGCGGCGACTTGCGATCCCTGGTGGCCCCCCGGCACGAGCAGATGGAGCTGTTTCCGGCATGA